The proteins below are encoded in one region of Ferruginibacter lapsinanis:
- a CDS encoding nucleoid-associated protein — MVSYFEASFSQLSIHKVGNKLTDDPIVLSEHSLQIEDEILNGLLMKYFLAPFEKVNEVYRLSHPTHDLNLNEVFHFAEMIFEEPESFHTHTQQIAKHLHDISNHPNIKSGELYCVYFKGVQIEGELLDAIGVFKSESKEPYLTVQQDIQGFKINYEEQAINIKKLDKGVLIFNTEKEEGYKVAIVDQTNRSEAVYWIDDFLKLSIRNDNYTQTQNTLNIYKNFVTKKMDEEFDISKTDKIDLLNRSIKYFKDKDSFDIDEFANEVIENPEGIELFKSFKREYENEYDTQIADTFSISTAAVKKQARVFKSVLKLDRNFHIYIHGDKELIEKGYDEEKNMNFYKVYFRDEQ, encoded by the coding sequence ATGGTTTCGTATTTTGAAGCGTCATTTTCTCAACTTTCTATACATAAAGTAGGGAATAAATTAACAGATGACCCTATTGTTTTGTCAGAACATTCTTTGCAAATTGAAGATGAAATTTTGAATGGTTTATTAATGAAGTATTTTCTGGCTCCTTTTGAAAAAGTGAATGAAGTATACCGGTTGTCGCATCCAACACATGATCTTAATCTGAATGAGGTATTTCACTTTGCAGAAATGATCTTTGAAGAGCCGGAATCTTTTCATACGCATACACAACAAATAGCAAAACACCTCCACGATATATCCAATCATCCAAATATAAAATCCGGAGAATTGTATTGTGTTTATTTCAAAGGGGTGCAGATAGAAGGTGAGTTGTTGGACGCAATAGGTGTTTTTAAATCTGAATCCAAAGAGCCATATCTAACCGTACAACAAGATATACAAGGTTTTAAAATTAATTATGAAGAACAGGCAATAAATATTAAAAAACTCGATAAAGGAGTTTTGATATTTAACACGGAAAAAGAAGAAGGGTATAAAGTTGCTATTGTAGACCAGACAAACCGGTCTGAAGCGGTTTATTGGATAGATGATTTTTTAAAACTGAGTATCAGGAATGACAACTACACCCAAACGCAGAATACACTCAATATTTACAAGAACTTTGTTACTAAAAAAATGGATGAAGAGTTTGATATTTCTAAGACAGATAAGATCGATCTGTTGAATCGATCGATAAAATATTTTAAAGACAAAGACAGTTTTGATATTGATGAATTTGCCAATGAAGTTATTGAAAATCCCGAAGGAATAGAATTGTTTAAAAGTTTTAAAAGAGAGTATGAAAATGAATATGATACCCAAATAGCGGATACATTCTCCATTTCTACTGCTGCAGTAAAGAAACAGGCGAGAGTATTTAAAAGTGTTTTAAAACTCGATAGGAATTTTCATATTTACATACATGGCGATAAAGAATTGATCGAAAAAGGATATGACGAAGAAAAAAATATGAACTTTTATAAAGTGTATTTCAGAGACGAGCAATAA